One Podarcis muralis chromosome 1, rPodMur119.hap1.1, whole genome shotgun sequence genomic window carries:
- the LMO2 gene encoding rhombotin-2 has protein sequence MSSAIERKSLEPSEEPVDEVLQIPPSLLTCGGCQQNIGDRYFLKAIDQYWHEDCLSCDLCGCRLGEVGRRLYYKLGRKLCRRDYLRLFGQDGLCASCDKRIRAYEMTMRVKDKVYHLECFKCAACQKHFCVGDRYLLINSDIVCEQDIYEWTKINGMI, from the exons ATGTCCTCGGCCATCGAAAGGAAAAGCCTCGAGCCCTCCGA GGAGCCAGTGGATGAGGTGCTCCAAATCCCCCCTTCCCTGTTAACATGTGGAGGTTGCCAGCAGAACATTGGGGACCGTTACTTCCTGAAAGCCATCGACCAGTACTGGCATGAAGACTGCCTTAGCTGTGACTTATGCGGGTGCAGACTTGGAGAAGTGGGAAGGCGGCTATATTATAAACTGGGCAGGAAACTGTGCCGAAGAGACTATCTCAG GCTTTTCGGCCAAGATGGCCTCTGTGCCTCCTGTGACAAGCGGATCCGGGCCTATGAGATGACGATGCGAGTAAAAGACAAAGTGTACCACCTGGAATGCTTCAAGTGCGCCGCTTGCCAGAAACACTTTTGTGTCGGTGACAGATACCTTCTCATCAACTCAGACATAGTCTGTGAGCAGGACATCTATGAGTGGACTAAGATCAATGGGATGATATAG